The following proteins come from a genomic window of Phaeodactylum tricornutum CCAP 1055/1 chromosome 19, whole genome shotgun sequence:
- a CDS encoding predicted protein encodes MVDSGTPNGDLGGVFRQKTAFMKTWKPESSPSNRDRLELYALHKQAISGDAPENLACQTAAERAKFQAWRGKSGVRMEEAMQLYLQEADRQIRVYGMSGTSSLPQTPQSTPAIDGGNDSSFAAASQPRGLAAIPLLCAAASESRQAYLRRLAQTTTPNSWWSRQEALCAVPHTFGALPETMLLKTAALVEYVSLSCDGVIPLPAAVVQSFLWPFHNVLLCVWMGLIVVLTAFTAAWDILQTLIWGSRRTGLSLSGIWNDQVVWSAQSVNVLTESHQPLTARVVGLLVLPYTVLVTLSRMPPSELVASVAYAALLGFTWWYWVIVLPWMTWMLLCAATVSGSCFAMIELAGV; translated from the exons ATGGTAGATAGTGGAACTCCGAATGGCGACCTTGGGGGtgtcttccgtcaaaagaCAGCCTTTATGAAAACATGGAAACCCGAAAGTTCTCCATCG AATCGGGACCGACTGGAACTATATGCATTGCACAAGCAGGCAATTTCTGGTGATGCTCCAGAAAACTTGGCCTGTCAGACGGCAGCCGAGCGCGCCAAGTTCCAAGCCTGGCGGGGTAAGTCGGGAGTTCgcatggaagaagccatgcAGCTTTATTTACAGGAAGCCGATCGTCAAATTCGTGTATACGGTATGTCGGGAACGTCCAGTCTCCCCCAAACACCCCAATCGACACCTGCTATTGACGGCGGAAATGACTCGAGCTTCGCTGCGGCGTCACAACCACGCGGCTTGGCTGCCATTCCACTATTGTGTGCGGCAGCCTCCGAATCGCGACAAGCCTATTTGCGTCGTTTGGCGCAAACCACTACGCCTAATTCATGGTGGAGTCGGCAGGAAGCACTGTGCGCCGTCCCGCACACCTTTGGAGCTCTGCCAGAAACGATGTTGTTGAAAACTGCCGCTCTGGTAGAATACGTTTCGTTGAGCTGTGATGGCGTGATCCCGTTGCCAGCAGCGGTGGTGCAGAGCTTTCTGTGGCCCTTCCATAATGTGCTACTCTGCGTTTGGATGGGGCTGATCGTTGTGTTGACGGCGTTCACAGCAGCTTGGGATATCTTGCAAACTTTAATTTGGGGTTCGCGACGTACCGGACTGTCACTTTCTGGGATCTGGAACGATCAGGTGGTTTGGAGTGCCCAGAGCGTCAATGTTTTGACGGAGTCGCATCAACCGCTGACCGCACGTGTTGTGGGTTTGCTGGTCTTGCCATATACAGTGCTGGTTACGTTATCTCGTATGCCTCCGAGCGAATTGGTAGCCAGTGTAGCCTATGCTGCTTTGCTTGGTTTCACGTGGTG
- a CDS encoding predicted protein: MPFDVLIVGGGPAGLAAAIRLKQLSLEKQKDLSVCVIDKGSEIGAHILSGNVFDPKAMHELFPDQADPSSDTHWTKELEATQNSVATPVTDDEFLVLTETGSTKIPNFLLPPQLDNHGNYIVSLSQICRWMAGKAEELGVEIYPGFAASEVLVDQETNAVKGIATRDVGIAKNGTHKPTFERGVELHARQTLLAEGARGSCSEYVMEAFDLRRDCQPQTYGLGLKEVWQVPPESFQKGLVQHTLGYPLQSGPLDKNFGGSFLYHQEPDLVLIGLVVGLDYANPYLNPYQEFQRWKSHPDIRKHLDGGTCVSYGARVLNEGGWHAVPKLSFPGGALLGCGAGFLNAVKIKGSHTAIKSGILAAEAAFDALKDGDSVAEIGELPETGPIELTTYETAVRSSWIKDELYQVRNTHEAFSRWGVGGGLIYTGLTTHVLKGQEPWTLKHLTKDCEKTEAAANHKPIEYPAPDGKLTFDLLTNLQRAGTFHEDDQPSHLRIKPEQAEIPKKTSLQVYAGPEQRFCPAAVYEYVDVVNTKGKELVINAQNCIHCKCCSIKTPKEYIRWSVPEGGGGPQYQIM, encoded by the exons ATGCCGTTTGATGTCCTCATTGTGGGTGGAGGGCCAGCAGGATTGGCCGCAGCGATACGTCTCAAGCAGCTGAGTCtagaaaagcagaaagatCTTTCAGTCTGTGTGATTGACAAGGGAAG TGAAATTGGTGCCCACATTCTATCTGGGAACGTCTTTGACCCCAAAGCCATGCATGAACTCTTTCCCGACCAGGCAGATCCGTCTTCCGATACACACTGGACGAAAGAACTGGAAGCGACCCAGAATTCCGTCGCCACGCCGGTGACTGACGACGAATTTCTAGTCCTGACCGAGACTGGGAGCACCAAAATTCCGAACTTTTTGTTGCCACCCCAGCTCGACAATCACGGTAATTACATTGTCTCCCTTAGTCAAATTTGTCGCTGGATGGCGGGTAAAGCGGAAGAACTAGGTGTGGAAATCTATCCCGGCTTTGCAGCCTCCGAAGTGTTGGTGGACCAAGAAACCAACGCTGTCAAGGGAATTGCTACGCGAGATGTGGGCATCGCCAAGAACGGAACCCACAAACCCACATTCGAACGAGGAGTAGAACTACACGCCCGACAAACTCTCTTGGCGGAAGGGGCCCGCGGATCGTGCTCCGAATACGTCATGGAAGCCTTTGATCTGCGCAGGGATTGTCAACCACAAACGTACGGTCTGGGACTAAAGGAAGTATGGCAGGTTCCACCTGAaagcttccaaaaaggattAGTACAGCATACACTTGGGTACCCTCTTCAGTCCGGCCCTTTGGATAAAAATTTTGGTGGAAGCTTTTTGTATCACCAAGAACCAGATTTGgtgttgattggtttggTGGTTGGTCTCGACTACGCCAACCCGTATTTGAATCCTTATCAGGAGTTCCAAAGATGGAAATCCCATCCGGATATTCGTAAGCATTTGGACGGTGGAACGTGTGTCTCGTATGGCGCCCGAGTTTTGAATGAAGGCGGATGGCACGCTGTTCCAAAACTCAGTTTTCCAGGCGGGGCACTTTTGGGGTGTGGCGCGGGATTTTTAAACGCAGTCAAAATCAAAGGTTCACACACGGCTATCAAATCTGGTATTTTGGCGGCAGAAGCCGCCTTTGATGCATTAAAAGATGGAGACTCCGTAGCTGAAATTGGGGAATTACCAGAGACTGGTCCTATTGAATTGACGACGTACGAAACTGCAGTTAGATCGTCCTGGATTAAGGATGAGCTGTATCAAGTCCGAAACACTCACGAGGCATTTTCGCGCTGgggtgttggtggtgggCTTATCTACACCGGATTGACAACTCACGTGTTGAAAGGCCAGGAACCGTGGACATTGAAACACTTGACAAAAGACTGTGAAAAAACGGAGGCGGCGGCCAATCATAAGCCCATCGAATATCCCGCACCAGATGGAAAGCTAACGTTTGATTTATTAACGAATCTACAACGAGCTGGCACCTTCCACGAAGACGACCAACCAAGTCATCTCCGAATTAAACCTGAGCAAGCCGagattccgaaaaagacaTCGCTACAGGTATATGCTGGTCCTgaacagcgcttctgtccagcGGCTGTGTATGAATACGTCGACGTCGTAAacacaaaaggaaaagagctGGTAATCAATGCGCAGAACTGTATTCATTGCAAATGCTGTTCAATTAAAACGCCGAAAGAATATATTCGATGGTCTGTCCCAGAAGGGGGCGGAGGTCCGCAATATCAGATTATGTGA
- a CDS encoding predicted protein yields MQSLSPLQTDFSHKAQKRVAQHSAEREIHKKARPLLCWGAEPSENHSDWMIEVVRADGDKTCPALSFYVHKCVLAAGSQYFAQLFRHGNRFTEGKTQSSRIELCEIGASAFLAFLDYLYSGNLEEESPTMTFTATPLQYLARYFECPQLQSDIRRFWTRDLGTQNCWIYYEHSKIFDDKEIMDAVINLCIEKPSEIPTVSSLFEITDTKFWLEILEKSSKEIVVRYHLSLLIAIYLFTEEKKGTTKREDFFRLTDEKYLPEVDYRAAMFFLRVEETFMSDRSAGLSSLQERCVRALVANWTRMSYFDQTNIGILLKQDTVLLVRLLSLTVSQAKESHSELLLKDNMNEKIISHLYPLVKKHIQNEEFIATFHS; encoded by the coding sequence ATGCAGTCCCTTTCACCATTACAAACAGACTTTAGCCACAAAGCTCAAAAAAGAGTTGCACAGCACTCTGCAGAACGAGAAATCCACAAGAAGGCCCGTCCTTTACTTTGTTGGGGAGCTGAACCATCAGAGAACCATAGTGACTGGATGATTGAAGTCGTTCGCGCAGATGGCGACAAAACATGTCCAGCACTGTCATTTTATGTACACAAGTGCGTATTGGCTGCCGGAAGTCAATACTTTGCGCAATTGTTCAGACACGGTAACAGATTTACGGAGGGAAAAACTCAAAGCAGCCGGATCGAATTGTGTGAAATTGGCGCTTCCGCGTTTCTCGCATTTTTGGACTACTTGTACTCAGGTAACTTGGAGGAAGAATCTCCCACGATGACTTTCACTGCAACACCACTGCAGTATTTGGCTCGGTATTTCGAATGCCCACAATTGCAATCTGATATCCGCCGATTCTGGACTCGAGATCTGGGAACTCAGAATTGTTGGATCTACTATGAGCATTCCAAAATTTTCGACGACAAGGAAATCATGGATGCTGTCATCAACCTATGCATCGAGAAGCCATCAGAAATTCCGACGGTTTCGTCCTTGTTTGAAATAACTGACACCAAGTTCTGGctggaaattttggaaaaaagttCAAAAGAGATTGTTGTCCGATACCACCTCAGCCTGCTTATCGCAATATACCTATTCaccgaagaaaagaaaggcACTACAAAGCGGGAAGACTTCTTTCGATTGACGGACGAGAAATATTTGCCCGAGGTGGACTACCGAGCAGCGATGTTTTTTCTTCGAGTAGAAGAGACTTTCATGTCGGATCGGTCAGCTGGCCTTTCCAGTCTGCAGGAACGTTGTGTGAGGGCGCTGGTTGCCAATTGGACTCGAATGAGTTATTTTGATCAAACAAATATCGGTATTTTGCTGAAACAAGATACAGTATTGTTGGTTCGACTTCTATCACTGACAGTTTCACAAGCAAAAGAATCGCATAGTGAGCTTTTGCTGAAAGACAACATGAACGAGAAGATCATCTCTCATTTATACCCGTTGGTGAAGAAGCATATTCAAAACGAAGAATTTATCGCAACTTTCCATAGCTAA